One window from the genome of Thermococcus siculi encodes:
- a CDS encoding 50S ribosomal protein L44e, translating to MKYPKQIRTYCPYCKKHTIHKVEKVKKRPRSELSQGQRRFRRIMKGYRGFPRPNPAGREKPVKKLDLRFRCTVCGKAHTRGKGFRVKKFELVEV from the coding sequence ATGAAGTACCCGAAGCAGATAAGGACTTACTGCCCCTACTGTAAGAAGCATACGATCCACAAGGTCGAGAAGGTCAAGAAGAGGCCGAGGAGCGAGCTCAGCCAGGGCCAGAGGCGCTTCAGGAGGATCATGAAGGGTTACCGCGGTTTCCCGAGGCCGAACCCTGCCGGAAGGGAGAAGCCGGTCAAGAAGCTCGACCTCAGGTTTAGGTGCACCGTCTGCGGTAAGGCCCACACCAGAGGAAAGGGCTTCAGGGTTAAGAAGTTCGAGCTGGTGGAGGTGTGA
- a CDS encoding site-2 protease family protein, with product MKLGRELEDLTVSFLVLTLLFADFDIGTIPYVVPAVLTAFVFHELAHRFVARSYGYRAFYRRWDTGILLALGLGVATKLLTGTTWIFAALGAVQIHAPYAIDEREAFGKIALAGPAVNIAVGAAAMLLSRMTPAFSSIWYVPWLTARINLWLAFFNLLPFPPLDGSKVARWNTGIWAVAIGVAYLLYRFM from the coding sequence GTGAAACTCGGTAGGGAGCTTGAGGACCTGACCGTTTCTTTTCTCGTCCTTACACTGCTCTTCGCGGACTTCGACATTGGGACTATTCCCTACGTTGTCCCCGCCGTTCTAACGGCTTTCGTCTTCCATGAGCTGGCTCACCGCTTCGTGGCGAGGAGCTACGGATACAGGGCATTTTACCGGCGCTGGGACACCGGAATCCTGCTGGCGCTTGGCTTGGGAGTCGCAACCAAGCTCCTAACCGGCACGACCTGGATATTCGCCGCCCTCGGTGCGGTTCAGATCCACGCCCCCTACGCCATCGATGAGAGGGAAGCGTTCGGAAAGATAGCCCTCGCCGGTCCGGCTGTTAACATAGCCGTTGGGGCGGCTGCCATGCTGCTCTCCAGGATGACGCCCGCTTTCAGCTCGATTTGGTACGTCCCCTGGCTCACCGCCAGGATAAACCTCTGGCTGGCCTTCTTCAACCTCTTACCGTTTCCTCCGCTCGACGGTTCCAAGGTTGCCCGCTGGAACACCGGAATCTGGGCGGTGGCAATAGGCGTCGCCTACCTGCTCTACAGATTTATGTAA
- a CDS encoding HTH domain-containing protein: MAEVELVFKVLKEAGRPLKSKEIAELAGIDKKEVDKAIKVLKKEGKIVSPKRCYYAPAG; encoded by the coding sequence ATGGCAGAGGTCGAACTCGTTTTCAAGGTTCTGAAAGAAGCGGGAAGGCCGCTCAAGAGCAAGGAGATAGCCGAACTCGCGGGCATAGATAAGAAGGAGGTCGACAAGGCCATAAAAGTCCTCAAGAAGGAGGGGAAGATAGTCTCACCGAAGCGCTGCTACTACGCTCCGGCGGGGTGA
- a CDS encoding ADP-specific glucokinase, protein MMSWDSLYSSAFDRIKGRIGKAGTVLLAYNTNIDAIKYLKREDLKSRVEKAGKEEVLRYSDELPPRISTVQELLGSILWSVRRGKAAELFVESCPVRFYMKRWGWDELRMGGQVGIMANLLGGVYGVPVITHVPQLSKLQGDLFKDGPIYVPKAEDGKLSLVHPREFAGDEESCIHYIYEFPRGFRIFDFEAPRENRFIGSADDYNTTLYIRPEFTEHFGEIAEKANLAIMSGLQALTKENYREPFEVIATHLDVLAEGEIPVHLEFAFTPDETVRKAILDLLGKFWSVGLNEVELASVMEVIGEKALAEKLLAHDPVDPIAVTEAMLKLAEKTGVRRIHFHTYGYYLALTDYKGDLVRDALLFAALAAAAKAKLGDVRNIDDVIKAMDVPVNEKSKSVGEALVKEYGMRDGIAEVNGYQLSFVPTKIVAKPKSTVGIGDTISSSAFVGEFALR, encoded by the coding sequence ATAATGTCCTGGGATTCCCTCTACTCATCCGCTTTTGATAGGATAAAAGGGCGCATCGGGAAGGCCGGAACCGTTCTTCTGGCGTACAATACCAACATCGACGCGATAAAGTACCTCAAAAGGGAAGACCTCAAGTCCAGAGTCGAGAAGGCCGGGAAGGAGGAGGTTCTCCGCTATTCCGACGAGCTTCCCCCGAGAATAAGCACCGTCCAGGAGCTTCTCGGCTCGATACTCTGGAGCGTCAGGAGGGGCAAAGCCGCTGAACTGTTCGTCGAGAGCTGTCCCGTTCGCTTCTACATGAAGAGGTGGGGCTGGGACGAGCTGAGGATGGGCGGCCAGGTGGGCATAATGGCCAACCTCCTGGGGGGTGTCTACGGCGTTCCCGTAATAACCCACGTCCCCCAGCTGTCGAAGCTACAGGGAGACCTCTTCAAGGATGGGCCTATCTACGTCCCGAAGGCGGAGGATGGAAAGCTTAGCCTTGTCCACCCTAGGGAATTCGCGGGTGACGAGGAGAGCTGCATCCACTACATCTACGAGTTCCCGCGTGGGTTTAGGATCTTCGACTTCGAAGCTCCAAGGGAGAACCGCTTCATAGGTTCCGCCGACGATTACAACACGACCCTCTACATAAGGCCGGAGTTCACCGAGCACTTCGGGGAGATAGCTGAGAAAGCCAACCTCGCGATAATGAGCGGTCTGCAGGCTCTAACGAAGGAGAACTATCGCGAGCCTTTCGAGGTAATAGCGACCCACCTCGACGTTCTCGCTGAGGGAGAAATTCCAGTCCACCTTGAGTTCGCCTTTACCCCTGACGAGACCGTCAGGAAGGCCATCCTTGACCTCCTCGGAAAGTTCTGGAGCGTTGGCCTGAACGAGGTCGAACTCGCCTCGGTGATGGAGGTAATTGGAGAGAAAGCGTTGGCAGAGAAACTCCTCGCCCACGACCCGGTTGATCCTATAGCCGTCACAGAGGCCATGCTCAAGCTCGCCGAAAAGACGGGAGTGAGGAGGATACACTTCCACACCTACGGCTACTACTTGGCTTTAACCGACTACAAGGGGGACCTCGTGAGGGACGCGCTCCTCTTCGCAGCCCTGGCGGCGGCGGCAAAGGCAAAGCTCGGGGATGTCAGGAACATAGACGATGTCATCAAAGCCATGGACGTTCCCGTGAACGAGAAGTCAAAGTCGGTCGGGGAGGCCCTGGTGAAGGAGTACGGCATGAGGGACGGCATCGCGGAGGTAAACGGCTACCAGCTCTCCTTCGTGCCGACCAAGATAGTCGCGAAGCCTAAGTCCACCGTCGGAATCGGCGACACCATCTCCAGCTCCGCCTTCGTGGGCGAATTCGCCCTCCGCTGA
- a CDS encoding 30S ribosomal protein S27e has translation MALPKNLIPMPRSRFLRVKCIDCGNEQIVFSNPATKVRCLVCGATLVEPTGGKGVIKAKILEVLE, from the coding sequence ATGGCGCTTCCGAAGAACCTCATACCCATGCCGAGGAGCAGGTTCCTCCGCGTCAAGTGCATAGACTGCGGCAACGAGCAGATAGTCTTCAGCAACCCGGCCACCAAAGTCCGCTGCCTCGTCTGCGGTGCCACTCTGGTGGAGCCGACCGGCGGAAAGGGCGTCATCAAGGCCAAGATACTCGAGGTTCTCGAGTGA
- a CDS encoding lysine exporter LysO family protein has protein sequence MRFLIYVLASLVAGMAVGHSNAPNFGNLYEIMLYILILIIGIDLGQTFRLGEIKRLGRLAVKLPVATLVGSLLGGLAASLLLGIELKWGLAISAGCGWYSLTGPLIGQYSAVYGTLGFLANLTREIFTVLLYPVTIRRIPKELAVSMGGATTMDTTLPVITKFGGSEVALIAFVHGFVLTAVVPFVVPFILQL, from the coding sequence ATGAGGTTTCTGATCTACGTGCTGGCATCTCTCGTTGCAGGGATGGCGGTCGGGCACTCCAACGCCCCCAACTTCGGCAACCTCTACGAGATCATGCTCTACATTCTCATCCTCATCATCGGAATCGACTTGGGGCAGACTTTTAGACTGGGGGAGATCAAGAGGCTCGGAAGACTGGCGGTGAAGCTACCCGTGGCGACTCTCGTCGGCTCGCTCCTTGGTGGATTGGCGGCGTCTCTCCTTCTCGGGATTGAACTCAAGTGGGGCCTGGCGATCTCGGCCGGCTGTGGCTGGTACTCCCTCACAGGTCCACTCATAGGACAGTATTCGGCAGTCTATGGAACGCTGGGCTTCCTCGCCAACCTCACGAGGGAAATATTCACCGTGCTCCTATATCCCGTGACGATCAGGAGGATTCCCAAGGAGCTGGCGGTCTCAATGGGTGGAGCGACGACGATGGACACGACGCTGCCGGTGATAACGAAGTTCGGGGGGAGTGAGGTGGCACTGATAGCCTTTGTCCACGGCTTCGTGCTGACTGCGGTAGTCCCCTTCGTGGTACCCTTCATCCTTCAACTCTGA
- a CDS encoding RNA-protein complex protein Nop10, which produces MHFRIRKCPRCGRYTLKEVCPVCGEKTKVAHPPRFSPEDPYGEYRRRLKREQMGIARRE; this is translated from the coding sequence ATGCACTTCAGGATAAGGAAGTGCCCCAGGTGCGGGCGCTACACCCTCAAGGAGGTCTGCCCCGTCTGCGGGGAGAAGACCAAAGTTGCCCACCCGCCGCGCTTTTCACCGGAGGACCCCTACGGGGAGTACAGGCGCAGGCTGAAGCGCGAGCAGATGGGCATAGCGAGGAGGGAGTGA
- the pgiA gene encoding glucose-6-phosphate isomerase, with product MEYKNPIGVNINLETGVIPGAKKLVRRLSDLKGYFQDEEAYSELLKDDPVVYEVYAVEQEESEGDLNFATTVLYPGKVGREFFFTKGHFHAKPDRAEIYYGIKGKGGMLLQTPEGKAEWIEMGPGTVVYVPPYWAHRTVNTGNEPFIFLAIYPADAGHDYGSIKEKGFSKLVIEENGEAKVVDNPRWKE from the coding sequence ATGGAGTACAAGAACCCGATCGGAGTTAACATAAACCTCGAGACCGGGGTAATTCCCGGCGCCAAAAAGCTCGTGAGGAGGCTCAGCGACCTTAAGGGCTACTTCCAGGATGAAGAGGCTTACAGCGAGCTCCTCAAGGACGACCCGGTGGTTTACGAGGTCTACGCCGTTGAGCAGGAGGAGAGCGAAGGAGACCTCAACTTCGCCACGACGGTTCTCTATCCGGGCAAGGTCGGAAGGGAGTTTTTCTTCACGAAGGGTCACTTCCATGCCAAGCCAGACAGGGCCGAGATATACTACGGCATCAAGGGCAAAGGTGGAATGCTTCTCCAGACGCCGGAGGGGAAGGCGGAATGGATAGAGATGGGGCCGGGTACGGTGGTCTACGTCCCGCCCTACTGGGCGCACAGAACGGTCAACACCGGAAACGAGCCGTTCATCTTCCTCGCGATATATCCCGCAGATGCCGGCCACGACTACGGCTCAATTAAAGAGAAAGGCTTCTCCAAGCTCGTCATAGAGGAGAACGGAGAGGCCAAGGTTGTCGACAACCCGCGCTGGAAGGAGTGA
- a CDS encoding translation initiation factor IF-2 subunit alpha, which translates to MPRKAKEYPEEGEFVVATVKNIHPYGAFLKLDEYPGKEGFMHISEVASTWVKNIRDHIKEGQKIVAKVIRVDPSKGHIDLSLKRVNQQQRKAKLQEYKRAQKAENLLKMAAEKIGKDFETAWREVWVPLEEEYGEVYAAFEDAAQNGMDVLKGLISDEWIEALRPIIEAYVEIPTVTIDAEFEITVPKPNGIEIIKEALIRARDRANEEKEIEVKFSYQGAPRYRIDITAPDYYKAEEVLEDIAEEILRVIKEAGGEATLIRKEKRIKKVKKRGS; encoded by the coding sequence ATGCCGAGGAAAGCCAAGGAGTACCCCGAAGAGGGAGAGTTTGTTGTCGCCACCGTCAAGAACATTCACCCTTACGGTGCATTCCTCAAGCTCGACGAGTACCCGGGCAAGGAGGGCTTCATGCACATCAGCGAGGTCGCGTCCACCTGGGTAAAGAACATCAGGGACCACATAAAAGAGGGCCAGAAGATAGTCGCCAAGGTGATAAGGGTAGACCCCAGTAAGGGGCACATCGATCTGAGCCTCAAGAGGGTAAACCAGCAGCAGAGGAAGGCCAAGCTCCAGGAGTACAAGCGCGCCCAGAAGGCCGAGAACCTTCTCAAGATGGCGGCCGAGAAGATAGGGAAGGACTTCGAGACGGCCTGGAGGGAAGTCTGGGTCCCGCTCGAGGAGGAGTACGGGGAAGTTTATGCCGCCTTCGAGGATGCCGCCCAGAACGGCATGGACGTCCTCAAGGGACTCATAAGCGACGAGTGGATAGAGGCTCTCAGGCCGATTATAGAAGCCTACGTCGAGATTCCGACGGTTACGATAGATGCGGAGTTCGAGATAACAGTCCCGAAGCCGAACGGCATCGAGATAATCAAGGAGGCCCTTATCCGCGCCAGAGACAGGGCCAACGAGGAGAAGGAGATAGAGGTCAAGTTCTCCTACCAAGGTGCGCCGCGCTACAGGATAGACATCACCGCCCCAGACTACTACAAGGCCGAAGAGGTGCTCGAGGACATAGCCGAGGAAATCCTCCGCGTCATCAAGGAAGCGGGCGGAGAGGCGACCCTCATAAGGAAGGAGAAGCGCATAAAGAAGGTCAAGAAGAGGGGTAGCTGA
- a CDS encoding KH domain-containing protein, translated as MKDRLEKMLNVKILEMEELDDKIIVYVPEDQVRIAVGSGGAAVKAAELVIGKKIEVKGR; from the coding sequence ATGAAGGACAGGCTGGAGAAGATGCTCAACGTCAAAATCCTGGAAATGGAGGAACTCGACGACAAAATAATCGTCTACGTCCCGGAGGATCAGGTTAGAATAGCGGTCGGCAGCGGCGGGGCCGCCGTAAAGGCTGCCGAGCTGGTGATTGGCAAGAAGATCGAGGTCAAAGGCAGGTGA
- a CDS encoding TraB domain-containing protein, with the protein MSYLRYVKLIGTMHVSPKSREEVMRTILEERPHAVAVELDRTRFLAMESNREMTLEDALRFGRRGLINYALAKVEEKLGEEFGMKPGEEMKAAISAAQALGVPLFLIDEDINVILSKIAASPAREKLLMALEGLAVFLPIKSGGEMPDPMSEYRTMMMEFSRRYPYLYRVLVEERNEVMARNLISIVENLKARGVKRPKVIAVVGLGHKPGIEHLLDRAKERRPVSPYWFSG; encoded by the coding sequence ATGAGCTATTTACGCTACGTTAAGCTCATCGGAACGATGCACGTCTCTCCAAAGAGCAGGGAGGAGGTCATGAGGACGATACTGGAAGAGAGGCCCCACGCGGTTGCAGTGGAGCTCGACAGAACTCGCTTCCTTGCCATGGAGTCGAACAGGGAGATGACCCTTGAGGACGCCCTCCGCTTCGGCAGGAGGGGGCTGATAAACTACGCCCTGGCTAAGGTGGAGGAGAAGCTCGGAGAGGAGTTCGGCATGAAGCCGGGGGAGGAGATGAAGGCCGCGATAAGCGCCGCCCAGGCTCTGGGGGTTCCGCTCTTCCTCATCGACGAGGATATAAACGTCATCCTCTCGAAGATAGCGGCCTCACCGGCGAGGGAGAAGCTCCTGATGGCCCTCGAGGGATTGGCCGTCTTCCTCCCGATAAAATCCGGCGGAGAAATGCCCGACCCGATGAGCGAGTACAGGACGATGATGATGGAGTTCTCCAGGAGGTACCCCTACCTCTACCGCGTCCTCGTCGAGGAGAGGAACGAGGTGATGGCCCGGAACCTGATTTCCATCGTCGAGAACCTCAAGGCGAGGGGTGTAAAGAGGCCGAAGGTGATAGCCGTTGTGGGCCTCGGCCATAAGCCCGGAATCGAGCACCTCTTGGATAGGGCGAAGGAAAGAAGGCCCGTGAGTCCCTACTGGTTCTCTGGGTGA
- a CDS encoding proteasome assembly chaperone family protein, with product MKETTIHVLERPQLRDPVFIEGLPGIGLVGKLAAEHLIQELQAVKFAELYSPHFMHQVLIKRGSIVELMKNEFYYWKNPDEKGRDIIIITGDQQVAPTDSPGHYEVVGKMLDFVSEFGVREIITMGGYQVPELQGEPRVLAAVTHEELIQHYQEKLKDCQVEVIWREDEGGAIVGAAGLLLGMGKLRSMYGISLLGESLGYIVDAKSAKSVLLAVTKVLGLEIDMTALEERAKETEEILRKVQEMQRAMLEQQMPPSTQEEEDRGYL from the coding sequence ATGAAGGAAACAACCATCCACGTGCTTGAGAGGCCCCAGCTCCGGGACCCGGTCTTCATCGAGGGGCTTCCGGGCATAGGCCTCGTCGGAAAGCTCGCCGCGGAGCACCTCATCCAGGAGCTTCAGGCTGTAAAGTTCGCAGAGCTGTACTCACCGCACTTCATGCACCAAGTTCTCATCAAGAGAGGCTCGATCGTCGAGCTAATGAAGAACGAGTTCTACTACTGGAAGAACCCGGACGAGAAAGGTAGGGACATCATAATCATCACCGGAGACCAGCAGGTCGCCCCAACGGACAGCCCCGGTCACTACGAGGTCGTCGGCAAGATGCTGGACTTCGTGTCGGAGTTCGGCGTCAGGGAGATAATCACCATGGGCGGCTACCAGGTTCCGGAACTCCAGGGTGAGCCGAGGGTTCTCGCAGCCGTAACCCACGAGGAGCTGATTCAGCACTACCAGGAGAAGCTCAAGGACTGCCAGGTCGAGGTCATATGGAGGGAGGACGAGGGAGGAGCCATAGTCGGTGCGGCGGGACTGCTGCTCGGCATGGGCAAGCTCCGCTCGATGTACGGCATAAGCCTTCTTGGCGAGAGCCTGGGCTACATAGTCGATGCGAAGTCCGCGAAGTCCGTCCTCCTTGCCGTCACGAAGGTTCTTGGACTTGAGATTGACATGACCGCCCTGGAGGAGCGCGCCAAGGAGACCGAGGAGATACTCCGGAAGGTCCAGGAGATGCAGCGGGCCATGCTAGAACAGCAGATGCCGCCCTCAACCCAGGAGGAAGAAGACAGGGGATATCTCTGA
- the glmM gene encoding phosphoglucosamine mutase encodes MGKLFGTFGVRGTANEEITPEFALKMGMAFGTMLRREGRERPLVVVGRDTRVSGEMLKNALISGLLSTGCDVIDVGIAPTPAIQWATDHFNADGGAVITASHNPPEYNGIKLLEPNGMGLKKEREAIVEEVFFSGDFHRARWDRIGELREEDIIKSYIEAIKARVDVDAIKSRRPFVVVDTSNGAGSLTLPYLLRELGCKVVSVNAHPDGHFPARNPEPNEENLKEFKEIVKALGADFGVAQDGDADRAVFIDENGRFIQGDKTFALVADAVLKENGGGLLVTTIATSNLLDDIAKRNGAKVMRTKVGDLIVARALLENNGTIGGEENGGVIFPDFVLGRDGAMTTAKIVEIFAKSGKKFSELIDELPKYYQFKTKRHVEGDRKAIVAKVAELAEKRGYRVDTTDGTKVLFNDGWVLVRASGTEPIIRVFSEAKSEEKAEEYLNLGLELLEEVVES; translated from the coding sequence ATGGGAAAGCTCTTCGGAACCTTCGGAGTCCGTGGAACAGCCAACGAGGAGATAACCCCCGAGTTCGCCCTCAAGATGGGCATGGCCTTCGGGACGATGCTCAGGCGCGAGGGCAGGGAAAGGCCGCTCGTCGTCGTTGGCAGGGACACCAGGGTGAGCGGTGAGATGCTGAAAAATGCCCTGATAAGCGGTCTTTTGAGCACCGGCTGCGACGTCATCGACGTTGGGATAGCGCCCACCCCTGCAATTCAGTGGGCGACCGACCACTTCAACGCCGACGGTGGGGCGGTTATAACCGCTTCCCACAATCCACCGGAGTACAACGGCATAAAGCTCCTCGAACCAAACGGCATGGGCCTCAAGAAGGAGAGGGAGGCAATAGTTGAGGAGGTCTTCTTCAGCGGGGACTTCCATCGGGCCAGGTGGGACAGGATAGGCGAGCTTAGGGAAGAGGACATCATCAAGTCCTACATCGAGGCGATAAAAGCGAGGGTTGACGTTGATGCCATCAAGAGTAGAAGGCCCTTCGTTGTCGTTGACACCTCCAACGGCGCCGGCAGTTTAACCCTGCCCTACCTCCTCAGGGAGCTTGGCTGCAAGGTCGTTTCTGTAAACGCCCACCCGGACGGCCATTTCCCTGCCAGAAATCCGGAGCCGAACGAGGAGAACCTGAAGGAGTTTAAGGAGATAGTGAAGGCCCTCGGTGCGGACTTCGGTGTCGCCCAGGACGGCGACGCTGACAGGGCAGTCTTCATCGACGAGAACGGCAGGTTCATCCAGGGTGACAAGACCTTCGCCCTGGTTGCCGATGCCGTGCTTAAGGAAAACGGCGGCGGCCTTCTCGTTACCACAATAGCAACCTCGAACCTGCTCGACGACATAGCGAAGAGAAACGGGGCAAAGGTAATGAGAACGAAGGTCGGCGACCTCATAGTCGCGAGGGCCCTCCTTGAGAACAACGGGACGATAGGCGGCGAGGAGAACGGGGGGGTAATCTTCCCGGACTTCGTGCTCGGCAGGGACGGGGCCATGACGACTGCCAAGATAGTCGAGATATTCGCCAAATCCGGCAAGAAGTTCAGCGAGCTGATAGATGAACTGCCTAAGTACTACCAGTTCAAGACGAAGAGGCACGTTGAGGGGGACAGGAAGGCCATCGTGGCTAAAGTCGCGGAGCTAGCCGAGAAGAGGGGATACAGGGTGGACACGACCGACGGGACGAAGGTACTCTTCAACGACGGCTGGGTTCTGGTCAGGGCTAGCGGAACCGAGCCGATAATCCGGGTCTTCAGCGAGGCGAAGAGCGAGGAGAAGGCCGAGGAGTACCTCAATCTGGGGCTGGAGTTGCTTGAGGAAGTTGTTGAAAGTTGA
- a CDS encoding mannose-1-phosphate guanylyltransferase/mannose-6-phosphate isomerase, translated as MKTLILAGGKGTRLWPLSRELMPKQFVRFLDDKSLFQKTVERALKFSKPGEIFVVTNKKYKFRVLDDIHELGLDIPEENILLEPRGRNTLPAIYWGIRRIEETFGDSIVAVLPSDHLIDAGEAYERAFRNAERLARDHLVTFGIKPTRPHTGYGYIRPGEAIKEGNALLGYRVAEFKEKPDLETAKRYVEEGYYWNSGMFAFDTEVFLEEVRRHAPDVVRAFEEESVEKAYELAPDISIDYGVMEKTDKAAVVPLNVYWNDLGSFDAIYEVLEKDGNGNAIRISGKDSYHIGINSRNNLIMAERLTATVGVEDLIVIDTDDALLIAHRGEGQRVKEVYKRLKERNDERAIVHRTAYRPWGSYTVLEENDRYKIKRLTVLPGKKLSLQMHYHRSEHWVVVRGTAKVRVGDEEILLRPGESTFIPAGVIHRLENPGKVVLEVIETQIGEYLGEDDIVRFEDDFGRE; from the coding sequence ATGAAGACGCTCATTCTCGCCGGTGGGAAGGGCACGAGGCTCTGGCCGCTCAGCAGGGAGCTGATGCCCAAGCAGTTCGTCCGCTTCCTCGACGATAAAAGCCTGTTCCAGAAGACGGTTGAGAGGGCGCTTAAGTTCTCGAAGCCCGGTGAAATCTTCGTCGTGACGAATAAGAAGTACAAGTTCAGGGTTCTCGATGACATCCACGAGCTAGGTCTGGACATCCCGGAGGAGAACATCCTCCTCGAACCGAGGGGGAGGAACACCCTCCCCGCGATATACTGGGGCATAAGGCGCATCGAGGAGACCTTTGGGGATTCCATCGTTGCCGTCCTGCCCAGTGATCATCTCATCGACGCCGGGGAGGCCTACGAGAGGGCTTTCAGGAACGCGGAGAGGCTCGCCAGAGACCATCTCGTAACGTTTGGAATAAAGCCGACCAGGCCGCACACGGGCTACGGCTACATAAGGCCTGGGGAGGCCATTAAGGAGGGTAACGCCCTTCTGGGCTACCGCGTCGCGGAGTTCAAGGAGAAGCCCGACCTTGAGACGGCCAAGCGCTACGTTGAGGAAGGTTATTACTGGAACAGCGGCATGTTTGCCTTCGATACGGAGGTTTTCCTTGAGGAAGTCAGAAGGCACGCCCCCGATGTCGTTAGGGCCTTCGAGGAGGAAAGCGTGGAGAAGGCCTACGAGCTGGCGCCGGATATCAGCATCGACTACGGCGTCATGGAGAAGACAGACAAGGCCGCGGTCGTTCCCCTCAACGTCTACTGGAACGACCTCGGCAGCTTCGACGCAATCTACGAAGTCCTCGAGAAGGACGGGAACGGGAACGCCATAAGGATCTCCGGGAAGGACTCCTACCACATCGGGATAAACTCGAGGAACAACCTCATTATGGCCGAGAGGCTCACTGCTACTGTTGGTGTTGAAGATCTCATCGTAATCGACACCGACGACGCGCTCCTTATAGCCCACCGCGGTGAGGGGCAGAGGGTTAAGGAGGTCTATAAGAGGCTCAAGGAGAGGAACGACGAGAGGGCCATAGTCCACAGGACGGCTTACAGACCCTGGGGGAGCTACACCGTCCTTGAGGAGAACGACCGCTACAAGATAAAGCGCCTCACAGTTCTGCCGGGTAAGAAGCTGTCGCTCCAGATGCACTACCACAGGAGCGAGCACTGGGTCGTGGTGAGGGGAACCGCAAAGGTTCGCGTCGGCGACGAGGAGATACTCCTCCGTCCCGGGGAGAGCACCTTCATTCCCGCAGGGGTCATCCACCGCCTTGAGAACCCGGGGAAGGTCGTCCTCGAGGTCATCGAGACCCAGATAGGGGAGTACCTGGGAGAGGACGACATAGTCCGCTTCGAGGACGATTTCGGGAGGGAGTGA
- a CDS encoding ribonuclease Z, translated as MLEVIFLGTGGIMPTRERNVPAIALRYKGEIILFDVGEGTMRQMNAAKLSPMKVEKIFITHFHGDHYLGLAALIQTMNLWDREKPLHVYGPKYTFEFVQHFLNSGFFRPGFDIHVHELGETRLRFGDYEIWSFKVEHGIPALGYVFKEKDKRGKFLPEKLREYGLREGPILGRLEREGQIEWNGRIIRLEDVTGPRRKGLKVVYTGDTEPCERVRLFAERADLLIHEATYLNPEDRGESYHSTVEEACDVARRANVKLLALFHRAFRYTYEEYVREASKICESLGVNFVIPRDFDVITFKSGSWEQGNILGGGK; from the coding sequence ATGCTTGAAGTCATCTTCCTCGGCACCGGGGGCATAATGCCGACCAGGGAAAGGAACGTTCCTGCCATAGCGCTTCGCTACAAGGGTGAGATAATCCTCTTCGACGTCGGAGAGGGGACGATGAGGCAGATGAACGCGGCAAAGCTCAGCCCGATGAAGGTGGAAAAGATATTCATCACCCACTTCCACGGCGACCATTACCTCGGCCTTGCCGCGCTGATCCAGACGATGAACCTCTGGGACAGGGAAAAGCCCCTCCACGTCTACGGGCCGAAGTACACCTTCGAATTCGTCCAGCACTTCCTCAACAGCGGCTTCTTCCGGCCCGGATTTGATATCCACGTGCACGAGCTTGGAGAGACGAGGTTGAGGTTCGGGGATTATGAAATCTGGTCTTTTAAAGTCGAGCACGGAATTCCAGCCCTCGGCTACGTCTTCAAGGAAAAGGACAAACGCGGGAAGTTCCTCCCGGAGAAGCTCAGAGAGTACGGGCTGAGGGAGGGGCCGATCCTCGGAAGGCTCGAGAGGGAAGGTCAAATCGAGTGGAATGGCAGGATAATCCGGCTTGAAGACGTCACGGGGCCGAGGAGAAAGGGGCTGAAGGTGGTCTACACCGGCGACACTGAACCCTGTGAGAGGGTGAGGCTCTTCGCTGAGAGGGCGGACTTATTGATCCACGAGGCGACCTACCTTAACCCCGAGGACAGGGGAGAGAGCTACCACTCAACCGTCGAGGAGGCCTGCGATGTTGCCAGAAGGGCCAATGTGAAGCTTTTGGCGCTCTTCCACAGGGCCTTCCGCTACACCTACGAGGAATACGTGCGGGAAGCCTCAAAGATATGCGAGAGTCTTGGGGTGAACTTCGTAATTCCAAGGGACTTCGACGTCATAACCTTCAAATCCGGCTCGTGGGAGCAGGGAAACATTCTGGGGGGCGGGAAATGA